The Lineus longissimus chromosome 8, tnLinLong1.2, whole genome shotgun sequence region tttttatgttctgatcctggaacattacagagttttgtaaggttttgattgttgattattcgtgtctttcagtcttttacgtCAGCCTCATCGATGTGTACTATACTCCTCACGATACGAGGTCCTTATCCAGAATAAAGACGCCTCTATTCTCAATGAaagtttgagtacatttttaaaGCCGCAACAACGgggtactttctcaatccccgacaaaaagtccaagggagcgaaacgacttcgatttggagcgaaacgactgggggcgaaaatgtCAGGGAGCCAAGCAACCGCAATTCGTGCGGTACTTGTCGAGGTAGCAATTTATGATATACGAACCCGGAAGTAGACTTGATTCCTGTCAAATTTGCATCAAATTTCTTCCCTTTTCTCATAATTGTCTTGAATGTAAATCAAGTTGAAACCATGATGAGCAGTAACAAGAATGAAGGGCGCGGCGGCCGGAAACGTCGGCATCAAGACATTGTCAGTTATTTTCCTGTCAAATACAAAGTGAGTCGCAGAGATAGAAGAAGATTAATCTGTTTGAGTGTCCAGTATATGAgtatgcatgcaatgcatggcATGGTGACTTGTCAAATGAACAACTGGCCAAAGTTGTCAAACCAATCAATTATACCTTTAAGTTAGCTCAAGTGCAGAAAAGTATAGTACACTGTAAGACAATTTATGCAGTGACGTTATACATGTTAGATTGCGAACCGTAATTCGAGAgatgtacatcatacatgtacaccccTTAAATCAATCGGACGGGACTGGTAGTTAACTGGCTGGGTGTAAGACAGTGACTGGCTGGACTGTTCTGTATTATTGAAATTATTCTCCTCTTTCAATCAAATTTTGTATATTTTAGCCAATCTCTAGGCGCCAGTGGATAGAAGAAGATTTGAAGGAATATCGCCAAGGATATGTGGTAAGTCAAACCAGCACAAATTGGAAATCATTTCCCAGTTTAGAAAAAAAATACTTTAAGTTTGGTATAAGGATGGCTGCAGACCACAGGGGGAAATTGAACTTCAGATGAGCTCACCAATGCTcctgtctttaaatatttgctAAAATCTGCCATCACATATGGTGATCGACAGGCCTTCAAGGATGAAAACCATGTTATCAAGTTGTTTTTTCCTTTATGTGTAACCACTGATGACTGAATCATCTTCCATCTTTTTCAGGGCAAAAAAGATGATTCAAAGGCAAAGGATGAAAACCATGTTATCAAGTTGTTTTTTCCTTTATGTGTAACCACTGATGACTGAATCATCTTCCATCTTTTTCAGGGCAAAAAAGATGATTCAAAGGCAAATTTAAATGTCCTCTTTTACACAAATCAGATTGAATCGAGACCTTCCGGTAAGATGATTTggtaaaattgaaaaattgcatTATAGTGTTAGATTTTGTTcgttgttttcaataaaaatacaTGCATGAAAAGATCTCGTGGAAACTTGTCAGTTGAATTCACAGCTCAGGGTTCATGCTGCTAAAAACTATTTCACCTGAGCCGTTCCCAATCagcagctgcccccccccccccggccttgGTGTAGTCTCCCTTTTAACTAGTCTTGATTGTCTACATTTCTTAATCTCATCACTTTTCAGGAGACAAAATAGATGAGATCCACAAATTATGGTTTGGTGATTATAATCTTCTAGAGAGACATCATGGATTTATACAATGGTAAGTTGGTTAATGTAAAGCTTTCTGCTTCGTTCAAGATGTATAACCTTTTATGTGATATTTGAGACTTACAAGTTGACCTCCTTGAAAAACTGATGTCATCTGACATTAGTTGTGCTACTGACTCCTAGCTGGACAGAAGTGTGTCACATTACCAGTGGCCCCAGACACCGCACATTTTGAGCACCATGTTACTCTTAGGTTCCCCTACAGGTCTGCATGGGGACTGTCTCTGCATCACGAGTACATTGCTTTGTTGTACTTATtatctttttagctcagctgacaagctgagctattcatatgagtaaatggtagaatgaatgtgtgtctgtctgtctgtctgtctgtctgtctgtccgttaaacaggcacgtttcaaaactatggcggataggcgatagattttccctataagccatttagacccttcaggactcctgaatagaccaagtgtgggtccggcaggattaacagtttggccaccagggggcaaaaagcctaaatcacaaaacaattttttggcgctttattcaagcagatagaagcttgaaataaagttgaaaaggaccgcatgcatgtaggtcttgaaactactaagagtagttttgattgataccaccagttggcgttactgagccaaaatctgtgttgacctagtttaagcttgatttgaatttcccgctcttgtatgactctgaaggttgtgggttccaatcccacttcgggtcaattttttttttttttaatttttacttttttcacttgtaaatacattttctttacttttttgaataatttggtgggcggccatcttggtttttttttctattttaaagcctttgctgtatccagagtgacatgaattttatggttggtgtacaataagtctcctttacatgatatcacatgggctttctatttgacctacttttcaaggtcagcctggctcaggcacttagatttgactaataagtggcatatttgtcaccatttaaaagtctttttactttggtatgtttgcctgatatattgacaaaactgaggttgaaagagatctatcgggtactttccatgttcatatatttcagctgagcgccaggcccttgggcctcttgttaatgtTTACAGGTTGTTCCCAATCAGGGAGAAAGGTATGAATTTTCACTGTCAGGAGCTTATGAAACATGAAACTAAGGTATGCTCTCCTGAATTACTTTTTCTTGTCTCGTTACGAAAATGTTGATACTTTATCAAGCATTTAAAATTTGATTCTTAAATAGTGCTTCTCCATTGACAGGGCCTTACTCAGCGTCTTCTCCTTGAAAGCTGTCTTATCCTGTCCCTGATGTTGTCCTTTCTTTCTAGACAATTCTAAAGGACAAGAAGGCACGTAGGCGACTGATCGTTTCCTTTAAACTCATGTTGGATTTCTATGGAATGAAACTGGTAGATGAGGAAACAGGAGAAGTAGAAAAAGCTCCAAACTGGGAGGAGAGATTTGCGCATTTAAACAGGTATTCATCATTATCAGTATTACCAGTGTTGTAGCCGTATTAGATTATTGCTGGAATGCCTGTCATGATCGCTATTCAAAATGTTTGCGTCTCTTTCAGATCAACCCACAACCACTTGAGGATCACACGCATACTGAAGTTCCTCGGCGAATTCGAGTTAGAGAAATATCAGGTGCCATGGTTGGAGTTTCTTCTCCGTGCCGCCTTCGTTGATGCCTCGCTACCGAATATCAGGGACAGTTTAGGAACATATTGGATCGGATGTGTAAAGGAGAATCAAGAGCGACAACGATTGATGGGACTTTATAATGAATACGAAAAGAAGCAAAAACCTGTCTATCATGAGGTATCTGATAGTTCGAGTGAATATGATACACCTTaatgtgacttgttttcgatggcTAAATTGATAATCTTGTTGTCTTATAGCTACACAATGTTTAAAGGGACTCTAAAgacagcagctaggtaggcaagataaagctaCACAAAGTTGcctataggggtctctcctctctcacagtacatcaaaactattcaagcttgtacgaggaatatatttagtgctgaatctaacatggcCCAGTGCCCTCACTTCGCATATTAGTTaactgaagatggccaaattgtcccctctgctcctgcctgaACACCTGTGTTCCTTCACATGTATTTTTGTCCCTGCAGCAGCACTTGCCCGGATTCATTAGCCCGCTGCTTTAAATCATTAACTGCCCTTTTGTAATTTGCTCTCTGTTTGGTGTGATATTAGTTGTCGGCTGTGATACGTTCTAATTTCTAGATGCAAATAGAGTGAGTCCTCCTAAAATAAGTTGAATAAGCAGGGGGTTTTCAAGTTTAAGTATTTTTGCATAATGAATGCATAGTCAATACTAGTGGATTTGGAAGTAAGTAATATTGTGCTATCTTTCCTCGTAACTTATAGTATTATTTTTACACagttgttgaaaaaaaaattgtaaaaaaaaattagtTCTTAAATTTATTTCTCCAAGAATACCAATATCAAGGCCGTCTGACATACTGTCAGATAATTGCAACTGGTCGGTTGTGCAGTAAAGCTGTGTACGTTTGGTCATGGCAAGGCTGGAGTCTGGTGTATCGTACCAGATGGTACTCCCCCATTTCACGTTGTCCTGATATGTTTATGTCTCAGTTGAGGTTTTTGACCTAATTACTCTGTCTTTAGCTAGGAGGGAGGTCCATCACACTCCCCATGTTCATTTTGATGGAGTATTTGGCCTGAACAGGCAATAGTCACCAGGTGCAACGAAAGAAATCTATGCCCTCTATGATAtttcttctggttgtgacaatgtcttagATGTGGTCTTGGCTGATGGCAATGCCTGGGtttgtgacactgtctctgaTATAGTCATTCTGGTTATGTGACACTGTCTCTGATTTAGTCATTCTGGTTGTGTGACACTGTCTCTGATATAGTCCTTCTGGTTGTGTGACACTGTCTCTGATAGGTCTTTCAAGTTGTGTGACACTGTCTCTGATATAGTCATTCTGGTTGTGTGACACTGTCTCTGATAGGTCTTTCAAGTTGTGCGACATTGCCCACGGCTGGTATTTTTGGATATGTGACATTAATTGTCTCTTTTTTATCTTTATGGATGTCCAACCTGTCGCTAGCTTGGTCTTTCtgattgttttgcactgccttCAATATCATTCTAACAATACCTTTTCAGATAGACATTTTATCAGCTTAGCTCGAGGCATTTCACCAAAGCAACAGTCTTAAAAGCTTCTGATGAAAAATGCATTGCATGCAATAGAGTGATAAAAAGCTGCCACTGTTATCTGCTTGTCATAGTTCAATACGTATGGCTGTCATGGACCAGCTGATGCTGCCCCCTTTAGCATATCTGCTAGCGGGCTCTGAGCAAGGGCTCTGAGGTAGGTTTTCACGAAACCATGATATAGGGTGGATTCAGTGAAAATCAGTGCACCTGATAGAATGGTTCAAATTATTTCTCAAATGTAGTCAATTCTCCCAGCTCCCTGGCTGTGAGGCTGTTTCAATGTGAAAACTTCACGCCAAGTAAATGTAAAAGTATTGTGTTTAAAAACAATTCCCTAATGTTTCTATTACCAAAAAGCCTTCTTCTTATCCATTATTTACATCATACTGGCCAGAACAAAGTATTCTGTGTAATTCTTTGGTGTCGCTTTCCTTTGTGATAATGAGAAGCCCCCAGATTGCCACTTCCGTATTTTCGTGATAAAAACAAATGGGACAATCAGCCGAGACTCTGATGCCGGGCCATACTGAATCAGGACATTAAATATTAAAGATGCATTCATTCTTTGCGTTGCCTTTTTGTACATGTAACCAAGAGCATTTACGCCTAGTTTTTTTTGACGGTCTACGTTCCAACCAGGCGTATTGTTGGAAAATTCATGCGTATTGGTTAAAGAGAACTTACCCTTTAAAGGCTTATTTGTGAATCTCTTTCCCTATAGAGTGCAACGATGAGGATGTCTTGTCACTGTGCTCATCCAGTCCTATTGTTGAAGGGTTCACAGCCAACGAAAAAGCACTTTCTGGAATATTTTTGAAGGACCCTTTAACTAGCGTCCGGAGAGAAAGAATTATCGGATTATTTCTACGAGATTTTATTATTCGAGGTATTGAAGGTCTTAAGTCTCTAAAGAATCATACCTTATTCCAACACCATACtcaaggacactttttccagaggGACATTTAAAACGGTTACACCGGGGTTCTCTGTTTTACCGCGAAAGTTCTTGTGAATAACAAGAGATGTGCTGAGGGGAAATATTACCGTTGTGGAAGGAATGTTGTCCCTAGGAAAATGTGCCCGCTGAACAATAATATCTCAATTATGGCCATTTGTCATTCTCAGCAGCAATACACCTTACTTGAGAGTGGACGATAGGGAAGGACACTTTCCAAGTGGGCCCAGGTTCATGTCACACGGGcgcttaataataataatgtcatCGGGAAGCTCTTTTTGGGCGCGTCTGTTTTGAACATGTCGTTGGATCACTAACACTTGAGTTGGTATGGAGTAAGCCAATCTTCTAGCGGCTTCAACTAATTATATCGCCGgaacaaaaaataataatttcggACAAAATATTTATTGTACGGGGTGAGCCTGGATCACCGGTTGCATTTCCTCGATAAACAGAAAGCTTGCCACATCAGCGAAGCAAACAGACAATTTGTCGCCCCCGTGTCGCGGGGCGCGAAAACTTTTGTCTTCGTCATGCGCTGTTTCGTCTCCAAACATCTCGCACTGAAGGTAGTTGTAACCATACTCTTGTACACCTCTCACTTTCTTTCATTTGCACCAATCTTTACATTCATAGCCATGTTTATTTTTAATTAGTGGATAGATAAATAGATGTTGAGTAAACGTTAGTGAAAAGCGCCCGTTTTCCGAGATAATATTGTCCTATCCTGTATTTGCACCAGGCATGGGCGGTTGCGGTCAGGGGAAAGTTGGGAGTTGGCTGCTTTCACCGCATCGGCAAGACTTCAGCTCAGTTATCATTTCATAGatatttttggagaaaaagAGCATCTATCATAGAGAGACATACCTTGGTTCTGTAGAAGCATTTGTTGAACATCGCTTCATAAAGGAATAAGCATAAAAGTATCACtctatgcatacatgtacatgtataataaaaaatatataagcaCGCGCTTTATACTTTTTTGATATAATTATGCTTTTCTTCCGGAGATTGTAATCAATCAGTTCGTCAAATCACTGTGAAGTTATTATCATTGCGGGAAAGAAACAGTATATTGATTTGCTCTTACCTCCGACGTAGATACTTGGAGATTTGACCAATTGCTTTacaaatttctgaagaaatgtGAGAATTACGAAAACTATAACTTATGTACCTTTATATTTTGCCTATTCCTCAAATCATCGTTTGTATTATTACCTCTGTCATGATGCAAAGCTTGGTTTATCAGCAAGGAAAATCAGACGCCTACATGTTTACTTGgtgataaatttgaaattttcagattcaagttcaattttcagaTTTCTAAACTGTTAAGAAAATAAAATCTATAAGGAATGGTGATGACAGATCGCGTCATATTTGATTCGAATCGGTTGCGTGACCtaaaaatgattttgataacTTGCCTCATCATAACGTCCGACATCTGTCCCCGCTCTCAGCCGCGGAAGACAATGAAGGGAATGGCAATCTTGTGATGTGTGGATTGATAATGCTGAAACCAAAAGGATGAAATGCAAGGTGTGACTTTTTTCCAGAGTTTTCccggcaggtttcgcaatccctTATGAACGACGAACTAGAATTACGAAGGCCTGTCGTGCCATACGACCTGTGCAAACGTTGCGCGATATAGTGTATCGCTACATCATGAGAAGATTGTGCGTtatatcgccactttttaaAGGGAATTAACGTCAAGATGTTTAATGGCGATACCACGCAGACGTGGCGACACAATATCGCGCATTcacgcgacactcgtaaattaTCCTCTAAAGCTTCATTGCATGAGAAATCGGGAAAGTTTAAAATCAAATCGTCGATAAGTACGTTTAAATACTTCATTTGGTGAACAATTTCTTATCTCCGACTTGGTTGCAGACACTATAttacttcttcttcagcttttgGAAATGTGAGTTCATCGCTAGTATAGTTCAGTATAGGATGTCCTTAAGAGGTCTGCCGTATAGAAGGGCCAAAGTGTTTTATGGTCAGGGTCTGAGGTTGTGCCGTTCTTCCATCAAGGGGCAGGTCTGAAGCACACGAGCttgcaaatatttcaaattatgtTTTGACAGCAAATAATTATTTGAACGAACGGAAAAGGCCCTAAAAACGAAACAGTTATTTTTGGCATGCCGGTACAAGTTGAAAGCCACGAACGGATTTGGCCCAAAGTGATATTGGTAACGACATTATTGAAAATCCTATGATCTTGGATCAAAAACTCCAATGCATTGGGATTATATATATCATTATAGATTTGTATCTATAGATTATCGAATGGCCATTCTATTGGAAAGTTAAGACAatggaaaacaaaatcaacCTATATGTATTTACAGCCAGATTTAGCCAAAATTGTGATTGAAAAAATTGTGATTGATCAATTCGGTTGCGTGTTtacttttgaaaatttaaaaaatgacacaaaagtTTAAATTTTTGTTCTGATTTTACacaatacacatgtatatatctaaCGCCTACGTTTTGAAGGGCTGTAAAATTATCTAAATTCAGTTTAATCCGGAATGCCCGTTAGGATTTTCGTATCAACGAGACCAGTCAgaagatttgaaaaatatttttcagcaaCATTTGAAAAAGTGAAAGTAAGTGCTTCGACCGAAATCCTTCAACTCCCTGGTCACCAGTAAAAACTCTTCGTTGACTGCTTCCTTCGCCACAATACTTCTTCCAATGAGTAATTACATTTCAAACACGGAAAAAATCAGGAAATGTCTGCAATTGACTCGTCTATATTTGATTCTCATTAACTAAGTCACC contains the following coding sequences:
- the LOC135492346 gene encoding opioid growth factor receptor-like protein 1, whose amino-acid sequence is MMSSNKNEGRGGRKRRHQDIVSYFPVKYKPISRRQWIEEDLKEYRQGYVGKKDDSKANLNVLFYTNQIESRPSGDKIDEIHKLWFGDYNLLERHHGFIQWLFPIREKGMNFHCQELMKHETKTILKDKKARRRLIVSFKLMLDFYGMKLVDEETGEVEKAPNWEERFAHLNRSTHNHLRITRILKFLGEFELEKYQVPWLEFLLRAAFVDASLPNIRDSLGTYWIGCVKENQERQRLMGLYNEYEKKQKPVYHEVSDSSSEYDTP